One region of Chlamydia psittaci 6BC genomic DNA includes:
- the incB gene encoding inclusion membrane protein IncB, whose amino-acid sequence MSITTPSSSSDQVGDQEALNRVLLSFDGRISSLDSQVRQIEERISLLDRSASQSVATGNNVASNMALLKDEVDSLKGCLNTITELLFESRANHNAGFPRSEGNSAYIVGSRPPSTCSKLAAVVLTLLALIAITLLIMCIVAVCGGFPLFISLLNMYTVGACISLPIISCASVSIMILCTISITSLLRSRPAIYMVNNSQIEA is encoded by the coding sequence ATGTCAATAACAACGCCATCGTCGTCATCTGATCAAGTCGGTGATCAAGAAGCTTTAAATAGAGTCTTACTTAGCTTTGACGGAAGAATTAGCTCGTTAGATAGTCAAGTGAGGCAAATCGAAGAGAGAATCAGCTTATTAGATAGATCTGCTTCTCAATCCGTTGCCACAGGAAATAATGTGGCGAGTAATATGGCTCTTTTAAAAGACGAAGTAGACAGTCTAAAAGGGTGTTTAAATACAATCACAGAGCTATTATTCGAATCACGGGCAAATCACAATGCAGGATTTCCTCGTTCTGAAGGTAACTCCGCCTATATAGTAGGTTCCCGGCCTCCCTCCACTTGTTCGAAACTTGCAGCAGTAGTATTAACGCTTTTAGCTCTCATTGCTATCACCTTGCTTATTATGTGTATCGTTGCTGTTTGCGGAGGCTTCCCTCTATTTATTTCTCTACTTAACATGTATACAGTCGGTGCCTGTATATCTCTACCTATTATCTCATGTGCATCAGTTTCCATCATGATTCTCTGCACAATATCTATTACTTCTTTACTAAGAAGCAGACCTGCAATCTACATGGTAAACAATTCTCAAATAGAAGCTTGA
- a CDS encoding cyclic nucleotide-binding domain-containing protein: MNLIDRAFLLKKNPIFNSLDMDILLAISDKTEIMIFKPGVKIFSIEEPSFSLYIIVEGYVKITDNSSSLSVTISSQECFGEESLFSNKPREYNAEAITQVRTLTLSKGQFLSIVEECPSVALSLLELYAKQITFRHPIS; the protein is encoded by the coding sequence ATGAATTTAATTGACCGCGCCTTCCTTCTAAAGAAAAATCCTATATTTAATTCTTTAGATATGGACATCCTCCTTGCGATTTCAGATAAAACTGAAATCATGATCTTTAAGCCTGGAGTAAAAATATTTTCTATAGAAGAACCCAGCTTCAGCTTATACATCATAGTAGAAGGTTACGTCAAAATTACCGATAACAGCTCATCTTTATCTGTTACAATTTCATCACAAGAGTGCTTTGGAGAAGAAAGTTTATTCAGCAACAAACCCAGAGAATATAATGCGGAAGCAATAACTCAAGTTCGTACCCTCACTTTAAGTAAGGGACAATTTCTGAGTATTGTTGAAGAATGCCCTTCAGTAGCTTTATCGCTCCTAGAGCTATACGCTAAGCAAATTACTTTTAGACATCCCATCTCATAA
- a CDS encoding sodium-dependent transporter gives MSKNSTHFSSRLGFIFSMMGIAVGAGNIWRFPRIAAQNGNGAFILIWLLFLFIWSIPLIIVELSLGKLTKKAPIGTLIKTAGPKYAWLGGFITLVTTCILAYYSNIVGWGLSYFYYSISGKIYAGNDFSQLWETHYQSLSPLFFHFLSLFLAYMIIRKGIVQGIEKCNKILIPSFFVCTLVLLLRAITLPNAMQGIKQLFTLDFTSLSSYKLWLEALTQNAWDTGAGWGLLLVYSGFASKKTGVVSNGALTAISNNLVSLIMGVIVFATCASLDTLGTTQLQQGAGSSSIGIAFIYLPELFTRVPGSAYLPGIFSSIFFLAFAMAALSSMISMLFLFSQTLSEFGIKKHIAELSATIIAFILGVPSSLSLSVFANQDTVWGIGLIINGLIFIYAAINYGLPHLKKKIINAVPGDIHLNKSFDYIIKYLLPIEGATLLCWYFYEGLFPEDGNWWNPISVYSLSSLILQWSIGLVILWSLNKKLSKYFSLHNLDN, from the coding sequence ATGAGCAAAAATTCCACCCATTTTTCTTCTAGACTAGGCTTTATTTTCTCCATGATGGGAATAGCCGTTGGTGCTGGCAATATCTGGCGTTTTCCTAGAATTGCAGCACAAAATGGCAATGGGGCCTTTATTTTAATTTGGCTTCTTTTTTTATTTATCTGGTCTATTCCTCTTATTATCGTAGAGCTTTCTCTAGGAAAATTAACAAAGAAAGCTCCGATAGGCACCCTAATCAAAACAGCAGGTCCAAAATATGCCTGGTTAGGAGGCTTTATTACTTTAGTAACAACGTGTATTCTAGCTTATTACTCGAATATTGTTGGGTGGGGTCTCAGCTATTTCTATTACTCTATTTCCGGGAAAATTTATGCTGGAAATGACTTTTCTCAATTGTGGGAAACACACTATCAAAGCCTTTCCCCTCTATTCTTTCATTTCCTGTCCCTGTTTTTAGCTTATATGATCATTCGTAAAGGCATTGTACAAGGCATTGAGAAGTGCAATAAAATTCTTATCCCCTCATTCTTTGTGTGCACCCTAGTCTTACTCCTAAGAGCTATTACACTTCCTAACGCCATGCAAGGAATCAAACAGCTCTTTACTCTAGATTTCACCTCATTATCTAGCTACAAATTGTGGTTAGAAGCTCTAACCCAAAATGCCTGGGATACCGGAGCTGGTTGGGGATTACTCCTAGTATATTCAGGATTCGCCTCAAAAAAAACGGGTGTGGTGAGCAACGGAGCTCTTACAGCAATATCGAATAACCTCGTTTCCCTAATTATGGGGGTCATTGTATTTGCTACGTGCGCTTCATTAGATACTTTAGGCACAACGCAATTACAACAAGGCGCAGGCTCATCTAGTATAGGTATAGCTTTTATCTATCTTCCAGAATTGTTTACCCGAGTTCCAGGCTCTGCCTATCTACCCGGTATTTTCAGTTCTATATTCTTCCTGGCTTTTGCTATGGCCGCTCTTTCATCAATGATTTCCATGCTGTTTTTGTTTTCGCAAACACTCTCAGAGTTCGGCATCAAAAAACACATAGCGGAGTTATCCGCCACAATCATCGCCTTTATTCTTGGTGTGCCATCCTCTTTAAGTCTGTCTGTATTTGCGAACCAAGACACTGTCTGGGGAATAGGGTTAATTATCAATGGTCTTATTTTTATCTATGCAGCAATAAATTACGGGCTACCACATTTAAAAAAGAAAATTATTAACGCTGTTCCTGGGGATATACACCTCAACAAATCTTTTGATTATATAATAAAATATTTACTCCCAATCGAGGGAGCTACTTTACTGTGCTGGTATTTTTACGAAGGGCTTTTCCCTGAAGACGGCAATTGGTGGAACCCTATATCTGTTTACAGTCTTTCTAGTTTGATTTTACAATGGTCTATAGGGTTAGTTATTTTATGGTCCTTAAACAAAAAACTTTCTAAGTACTTTTCTTTGCATAACTTAGATAATTAA
- a CDS encoding dicarboxylate/amino acid:cation symporter, with protein MRKKIAKSNYNLLLLGSMLAGLGLASFNIPLIFQSAEIVSGIFLKLLKFLSLPLVFFAIGSTITSIKNFQIMLSLGSKVLYYTLLTTIIAATIGLGLFLIIYPVMPLEEATASASATCSTGYLKVLANTIPGNILEPFLENNVISATFLAALLGISSLFLAEKEKHFTQTLFSTFFSILLNIAKGILKLLIPATMAFSILFYKEVTHSQGNLVIFSKYLLCVVGANLIQGCIVLPWLLKANKLSPIKIAKSMSPALITAFFSKSSASTLPLTMELAEEELKIKPSLSRLAFPLCSVINMNGCAAFILITVLFVATSNGVSFSIFSMIGWIFIATLCAVGNAGVPMGCFFLASSLITSMQIPLHLLGLILPFYTVLDMIETSLNVWSDCCVVSMTNKHFSDKFIELE; from the coding sequence ATGAGAAAGAAAATCGCAAAATCGAATTACAACCTCTTATTATTAGGAAGTATGTTAGCAGGATTGGGTCTCGCTTCCTTTAATATCCCCTTGATATTTCAAAGCGCAGAGATTGTATCAGGAATTTTTTTAAAATTGTTAAAGTTTTTAAGTCTTCCTCTAGTGTTTTTTGCTATTGGCTCTACGATCACGTCAATTAAAAATTTTCAAATAATGTTGTCCCTGGGGAGCAAAGTACTCTACTACACGCTTCTTACTACTATCATAGCTGCTACAATTGGTTTGGGATTATTCCTCATTATCTACCCTGTTATGCCATTAGAAGAAGCTACGGCATCTGCTTCAGCCACATGCTCAACGGGATACCTAAAGGTCTTGGCAAATACAATTCCTGGAAACATTCTTGAGCCATTTTTAGAGAATAATGTTATCTCTGCGACATTTTTAGCTGCTTTATTAGGGATTTCCTCTCTTTTCCTCGCTGAAAAAGAAAAGCATTTCACTCAAACACTATTCTCAACGTTTTTTTCTATTCTTCTTAATATTGCTAAGGGGATACTAAAATTACTCATCCCAGCTACCATGGCTTTTTCCATTCTGTTCTACAAGGAAGTCACTCACAGCCAAGGAAACTTAGTAATTTTTAGTAAATATCTCCTTTGTGTAGTAGGAGCGAACTTAATTCAGGGGTGCATTGTCCTTCCATGGCTTTTGAAAGCCAATAAGCTTTCACCTATCAAAATAGCTAAAAGCATGTCTCCTGCATTAATTACGGCCTTCTTTTCAAAGTCCTCTGCATCTACATTACCTTTAACCATGGAACTAGCTGAGGAAGAACTCAAAATCAAACCATCATTATCACGACTTGCCTTTCCTCTATGTTCTGTGATTAACATGAATGGTTGTGCAGCCTTTATCTTAATTACCGTGCTCTTTGTTGCCACATCAAATGGTGTGAGTTTTTCTATTTTCTCTATGATTGGTTGGATCTTTATTGCGACGCTATGTGCTGTTGGCAATGCAGGGGTACCCATGGGATGCTTTTTCCTAGCTTCCTCTCTGATTACTTCAATGCAAATTCCCCTACATTTATTAGGATTAATTCTTCCTTTCTATACCGTCTTGGACATGATTGAAACATCTCTAAATGTCTGGTCTGATTGTTGTGTTGTAAGTATGACAAACAAACACTTTTCAGATAAGTTTATTGAATTAGAGTAA
- the acpP gene encoding acyl carrier protein: protein MSLEDDVKAIIVEQLGVDPSEVNENSSFIEDLNADSLDLTELIMTLEEKFNFEISEQDAEKLRTVGDVLTYIKTRQGQ, encoded by the coding sequence ATGAGTTTAGAAGATGATGTAAAGGCAATTATTGTTGAGCAACTTGGGGTAGATCCAAGTGAGGTAAATGAGAATTCTTCATTTATCGAGGATCTTAATGCTGATAGTTTAGACTTAACAGAGTTGATTATGACTTTAGAAGAAAAGTTTAACTTTGAAATTTCAGAACAAGATGCAGAAAAATTACGTACTGTAGGCGACGTTCTCACATATATTAAAACACGTCAGGGCCAGTAG
- the fabG gene encoding 3-oxoacyl-ACP reductase FabG, translating to MNGILLGKKAIVTGGSRGIGFAISKLFVEQGADVEIWGINDEGGKKAAQELSKIGRPATFAKVDVSKSESVKEAVQNFITVHGNIDILVNNAGITRDNLLMRMSEEEWSSVINTNLNSLYYVCSSVIRPMIKARSGSIINISSVVGLMGSPGQTNYAAAKAGIIGFSRALAKEVAARNVRVNCIAPGCIDTDMTRVLNDNLKSEWLKNVPMGRMGFPEEIANVALFLASPLSSYITSQVLSVDGGMTY from the coding sequence ATGAATGGTATATTGTTGGGAAAGAAAGCGATCGTTACCGGGGGATCTAGAGGTATAGGATTTGCCATTAGTAAGCTTTTTGTAGAGCAAGGTGCGGACGTTGAGATTTGGGGAATAAATGACGAGGGTGGTAAGAAAGCTGCTCAAGAATTATCGAAAATAGGAAGACCTGCGACTTTTGCTAAAGTTGATGTTAGTAAGAGTGAATCTGTAAAAGAGGCCGTTCAGAATTTTATTACAGTACATGGTAATATTGATATTTTAGTAAATAATGCGGGGATTACTCGAGATAATCTTTTAATGCGTATGTCTGAAGAAGAGTGGTCTTCTGTGATTAACACTAATTTAAATTCCCTATACTATGTATGTTCTAGTGTAATTCGTCCTATGATTAAAGCTCGTTCTGGGTCTATCATTAACATTAGTTCAGTTGTTGGTTTAATGGGGAGTCCAGGACAGACCAATTATGCAGCTGCCAAAGCTGGTATTATAGGGTTTAGTCGAGCGTTAGCTAAAGAAGTTGCTGCAAGAAACGTTAGAGTGAACTGCATAGCTCCTGGGTGTATTGATACTGATATGACCAGAGTGTTAAATGATAATTTAAAAAGCGAATGGTTAAAAAATGTTCCTATGGGGAGAATGGGTTTCCCTGAAGAAATTGCTAACGTAGCACTATTTCTTGCTTCACCCTTATCTTCTTATATAACTTCTCAGGTATTGAGTGTTGATGGAGGTATGACATACTAA